In Papaver somniferum cultivar HN1 chromosome 9, ASM357369v1, whole genome shotgun sequence, the genomic stretch TACATTTCTTGGACCATAATTCTTACTACCGAGTAACAAGTAACAACATACTATCATAAGGTTGGGGTTCGATTCTTACAGACAGAGTACAAGTTGTAGAAGGTTGTGTACATTTCTTGGACCATAATTCTTACTACCGAGTAACAAGTAACAACATACTATTATTTATTAAAGGTAAAGTGAGAATAAAATTACATGAAGAAAAAAAGTGTCTAATAACATATAAACAAGTCTTCTCATGTCATGCGACGTGTCTTTACAGGTTTTGGAACGGAACGGCAGGAACATCGTTCGTGCCTCTGAAAGTTTACCTAGATTTCCTGTTAATTAATACTAGATTTTACAATTTGGCTATGATTGAGTTTTTAAGGTTTTCATTTCTTTTCTCTGCGTTAAGATCTAATAAAATATCGCCttgtaaacacacatatctcccCTTAGTTAAATTTTCTCATAGCATACCGAATTCGGGATATAATTCAGTAGGAAAATGCACCTTATTAAAGTCAAAAATTGATGTGAAGAAGGTAGCTGTATTCTGGGACTTGGATAATAAACCATTCAAATCATTTTCACCATTGGATGTAGCGAGTAGGCTGAAGAAGATGGCATCTTCTTTTGGTTATGTAAGGTATAAGGTAGCATATGCCAATCTTTATGCATTAAGCTATATGCCATCTGCTGTTCAAGAATTAAGGAAAGAGAGGAAGATACTGAATCAGTTGGAGAGCAGTGGCGTGATTAATCCCCTTGTCCCTTTTGCATGTCAAGTCTGTGGGAGGAAATTCCATACAAATGATAAGCTTTTTAATCATTTTAAGATTCACATGCGGGAACAGGTGAAACGTTTGAATCGCCTAGAATCATCCAGAGGGTCCCGGAGAATAAAATTGGATGGTAAGTTGTCAATGAAGATGGAGAAGTATAAGAATGCTGCCAGGGATGTCTTGACTCCAAAAGTTGGTTATGGTCTTGTGGATGAACTTAAGAGGGCTGGGTTTTGGGTACAATTTGTGTCGGATAAGCCCCAGGCTGCAAATACTGTGTTGCGGGAGCATATGGTTGAAATGATGCATCGTAAACACGCCGATTGTGTAGTTCTTGTATCGGATGATCCTGACTTTGTGGATGTTTTGAGGGAAGCAAGACAAAGAGGTCTTACGACGGTTGTCGTAGGAGATAGCAAAGAT encodes the following:
- the LOC113313276 gene encoding uncharacterized protein LOC113313276, with the protein product MIEFLRFSFLFSALRSNKISPCKHTYLPLVKFSHSIPNSGYNSVGKCTLLKSKIDVKKVAVFWDLDNKPFKSFSPLDVASRLKKMASSFGYVRYKVAYANLYALSYMPSAVQELRKERKILNQLESSGVINPLVPFACQVCGRKFHTNDKLFNHFKIHMREQVKRLNRLESSRGSRRIKLDGKLSMKMEKYKNAARDVLTPKVGYGLVDELKRAGFWVQFVSDKPQAANTVLREHMVEMMHRKHADCVVLVSDDPDFVDVLREARQRGLTTVVVGDSKDGSLKRCADVEFSWQEIMLGKAKKEAVSVMGRWKDQHVPERLEWTYKPESKEDESDIDKFEFENKDGDVESEVFGAHIQNEITKPWWELDSDVEDPPAKSFK